The Danio rerio strain Tuebingen ecotype United States chromosome 10, GRCz12tu, whole genome shotgun sequence genome contains a region encoding:
- the lrrc32 gene encoding transforming growth factor beta activator LRRC32, translated as MGTCLWILMLMVSQVSPYRRPAEDSPCRVHQDDVDCSSLSLRRVPAPLPSSIRLLDLSQNLLQNLTLQDLPSRSSLRRLDLHHNQIQFLQPGLFRDLLHLEDLDLSGNALDLYAALHTPLGPLPALRRLDLSGNGLFTDMSDYFLSDAPALTNLSLDGNSITKISRTTFNGSQALQNIDLHNNVIIEIEEGAFEFLTELSELDLSVNSISCITDFNLVQLRTLNLSRNSLTNFQSLDMEDEFQLQHLDLRENKLLYFPVLPQRNRLMYLDLSRNLLRSVNCSGPLEELESLRESGYLLTAHDKPLTLCANERQQELGRLLYLDLSFNQLKTLSSSFFSSMAALESLNISNNCLQSFSVDSLRSLKTLDLSFNNLQNLSFSGGALPALEVLLLQGNALHLLDAHIFSSLPSIRSLHLQQNLLSICADPQISSGCVHLSDIPSLTYLYLSENSLSSIPDGAFKGSPLLILDLSLNPGVDITAASLSGVETSLTHLSLRGNQLHSLSIDFRVFQKLRSLDVSVNRLSGVSPWSEDSSVEILNLQNNRVEALGSALLQGRLRTLYVGWNPLSCCRNPQLLDLLQQERLHVPDLAAATCWYSGDVEQVEVSVSAALPELCSSADSRVLWVSLMVALALGLALVLTVSLKLCHSRKHRFKRGFKA; from the exons aTGGGGACGTGTCTCTGGATACTGATGCTCATGGTGTCGCAGGTCTCACCGTACAGACGTCCAGCTGAGGATTCACCCTGTCGAGTG cATCAGGACGATGTGGACTGCAGCAGTCTGAGTCTGAGACGGGTCCCGGCGCCGCTGCCCTCTAGTATCCGCCTGCTGGATCTGTCCCAAAACCTCCTGCAGAACCTGACCCTTCAGGATCTGCCGTCCCGCTCCAGCCTCCGCCGTCTGGACCTGCATCACAACCAGATCCAGTTCCTGCAGCCGGGGCTCTTCCGGGACCTGCTGCATCTGGAGGATCTGGACCTGTCGGGGAACGCGCTGGACCTGTACGCCGCTCTGCACACCCCCCTCGGCCCGCTGCCGGCCCTGCGTCGCCTGGACCTCTCCGGTAACGGGCTCTTCACTGATATGAGTGATTATTTCCTGAGCGACGCCCCGGCCCTCACTAACCTCTCCTTAGATGGAAACAGCATCACCAAAATCAGCAGAACCACATTCAACGGCTCGCAGGCGCTCCAGAACATTGACCTACACAACAACGTGATTATAGAGATCGAGGAGGGAGCGTTTGAGTTCCTGACGGAGCTCTCTGAGCTGGATCTGTCCGTCAACTCCATTTCCTGCATCACAGACTTCAACCTGGTTCAGCTCCGAACGCTGAACCTAAGCAGAAACAGCCTGACGAACTTCCAGAGCTTGGACATGGAGGACGAGTTCCAGCTTCAGCATCTGGACCTCAGGGAGAACAAGCTGCTCTACTTCCCTGTCCTGCCCCAGAGGAACAGACTGATGTACCTGGATCTGTCCAGAAACCTGCTGCGCAGCGTCAACTGCTCGGGTCCGCTGGAGGAGCTGGAGAGCCTGCGGGAGAGCGGGTATCTGCTGACGGCTCACGATAAACCGCTGACTCTGTGTGCCAATGAGCGGCAGCAGGAGCTCGGCAGGCTGCTGTACCTGGACCTGAGCTTCAACCAGCTGAAGACGCTCTCGTCCTCCTTCTTCAGCAGCATGGCTGCTCTGGAGAGCCTGAACATCAGCAATAACTGCCTGCAGAGCTTCAGCGTGGACTCTCTGCGCTCCCTGAAGACTCTGGACCTCAGCTTTAATAACCTGCAGAACCTGTCCTTCAGCGGAGGCGCTCTGCCGGCGCTGGAGGTGCTGCTCCTGCAGGGAAACGCTCTCCATCTGTTGGACGCTCATATATTCTCCAGCCTCCCCAGCATCCGCAGCCTCCACCTCCAGCAGAATCTCCTCAGCATCTGTGCCGACCCGCAGATCTCCAGTGGATGCGTGCATCTCTCTGATATCCCATCCCTCACCTACCTGTACCTTTCAGAGAACTCATTATCCTCCATCCCTGATGGAGCATTTAAAGGATCTCCCCTGCTCATCCTGGATTTATCCCTGAACCCCGGCGTCGACATCACCGCTGCGTCTCTGTCAGGTGTGGAGACGTCTCTAACTCATCTCTCTCTGAGAGGAAACCAGCTGCATTCGCTCAGCATTGACTTCAGGGTCTTCCAGAAGCTGAGATCTCTGGATGTGTCGGTGAACCGTCTGTCAGGTGTGTCTCCGTGGAGCGAGGACTCATCAGTGGAGATCCTGAATCTGCAGAATAACCGTGTGGAGGCGCTGGGCTCCGCGCTGCTGCAGGGGCGGCTCAGGACGCTGTATGTGGGCTGGAACCCGCTGAGCTGCTGCAGGAACCCGCAGCTCCTGGATCTGCTGCAGCAGGAGCGTCTGCACGTGCCGGACCTCGCCGCCGCCACCTGCTGGTACAGTGGAGACGTGGAGCAGGTGGAGGTCAGTGTGAGCGCGGCGCTGCCCGAGCTCTGCTCGTCTGCGGACTCCAGAGTGCTGTGGGTCAGCCTGATGGTGGCGCTGGCGCTGGGGCTGGCGCTGGTGCTGACCGTCAGCCTGAAGCTCTGCCACAGCAGAAAACACAGGTTCAAGAGAGGCTTCAAAGCTTGA